From a region of the Xanthomonas rydalmerensis genome:
- the glgX gene encoding glycogen debranching protein GlgX — translation MPVRKLTRRSRIREGLPYPLGATWDGLGVNFALYSAHATKVELCLFDDRGREIERIALPEYTDEIWHGYLPDARPGQLYGYRVYGPYAPDAGHRFNPNKLLLDPYAKQLVGELKWAPALFGYTIGHKDADLSFDRRDSAAYMPKCAVIDPAFTWGKDQRPQTPWDSTVIYETHLRGTTMRHPSVPEAWRGTFSGLKVDEVVEHIKRLGMTAVELLPVHAFVDDEYLLKQGLRNYWGYNTIGFFAPHPRYMATRTVSEFKQMVARLHSAGLEVILDVVYNHTAEGNELGPTLSFKGIDNASYYRLAEDRRFYINDTGTGNTFDLTNAGALRMVNDSLRYWVAEMHVDGFRFDLATILGREHHGFDPKGGFLDACRQDPLLSQVKLIAEPWDVGPGGYQVGAFPPGWSEWNDKFRDNVRAFWRGDEGQLAELATRLTGSADLFHHRGRRPTASVNFVTAHDGFTLHDLVSYAHKHNEANGEHNRDGSDNNISANYGVEGETDDEDINALRLRQMRNMLATLLLSQGTPMLLAGDEFGRSKGGNNNTYCQDNELTWLNWEAGPRAHQLSAFVSRLTHLRAHYPLLHRARFFDGVYDEELGIKDVTWLAPDGEEMTEASWHDPHARALMMRLDGRAPSSGLRQAASNVTLLMIVNGAVEDVQFTLPLVEGEHWRVLIDTAERDHEHGLPGGAQWHGIGRSLTLLAAERDNKSTAAHHRNADAPAA, via the coding sequence ATGCCCGTGCGCAAGCTCACCCGCCGTTCGCGTATCCGCGAGGGCCTGCCGTACCCCCTGGGCGCCACCTGGGATGGCCTGGGGGTGAACTTCGCCCTGTATTCGGCGCACGCCACCAAGGTGGAGCTGTGCCTGTTCGACGACCGCGGCCGCGAGATCGAACGCATCGCCCTGCCCGAGTACACCGACGAGATCTGGCACGGCTACCTGCCCGACGCGCGCCCGGGCCAGCTCTACGGCTACCGCGTGTACGGCCCGTACGCGCCCGACGCCGGCCACCGCTTCAATCCCAACAAGCTGCTGCTCGATCCCTACGCCAAGCAACTGGTCGGCGAACTGAAATGGGCGCCGGCCCTGTTCGGCTACACCATCGGCCACAAGGATGCCGACCTCAGCTTCGATCGCCGCGACAGCGCCGCCTACATGCCCAAGTGCGCGGTGATCGATCCGGCCTTCACCTGGGGCAAGGACCAGCGCCCGCAGACGCCGTGGGACAGCACGGTGATCTACGAGACCCATCTGCGCGGCACCACCATGCGCCACCCCTCGGTGCCCGAAGCCTGGCGCGGCACCTTCTCCGGGCTGAAGGTCGACGAGGTGGTCGAGCACATCAAGCGCCTAGGCATGACCGCGGTGGAGCTGCTACCGGTGCACGCCTTCGTCGACGACGAATACCTGCTCAAGCAGGGACTGCGCAACTACTGGGGCTACAACACCATCGGCTTCTTCGCCCCGCACCCGCGCTACATGGCCACGCGCACCGTGTCCGAGTTCAAGCAGATGGTGGCGCGCCTGCACAGTGCCGGGCTGGAAGTGATCCTGGACGTGGTCTACAACCACACTGCCGAAGGCAACGAACTGGGGCCGACGCTGTCGTTCAAGGGCATCGACAACGCCAGCTACTACCGCCTGGCCGAGGACCGTCGCTTCTACATCAACGACACCGGCACCGGTAATACCTTCGACCTGACCAATGCCGGCGCGCTGCGCATGGTCAATGACTCGCTGCGCTACTGGGTGGCGGAGATGCACGTGGACGGGTTCCGCTTCGACCTGGCCACCATCCTCGGCCGCGAACACCACGGGTTCGATCCCAAGGGCGGCTTCCTCGACGCCTGCCGCCAGGACCCGCTGCTGAGCCAGGTCAAGCTGATCGCCGAGCCATGGGACGTCGGTCCCGGCGGCTACCAGGTCGGCGCGTTCCCGCCGGGCTGGTCGGAGTGGAACGACAAGTTCCGCGACAACGTGCGCGCGTTCTGGCGTGGCGACGAAGGCCAGCTGGCCGAACTGGCCACGCGCCTGACCGGCTCGGCCGACCTGTTCCACCACCGCGGCCGCCGCCCCACCGCCTCGGTCAACTTCGTCACCGCCCACGACGGCTTCACCCTGCACGACCTGGTCAGCTACGCGCACAAGCACAACGAGGCCAACGGCGAGCACAACCGCGACGGCTCGGACAACAACATCTCCGCCAACTACGGCGTGGAAGGCGAGACCGACGACGAAGACATCAATGCCCTGCGCCTGCGGCAGATGCGCAACATGCTGGCGACCCTGCTGCTGTCGCAGGGCACGCCGATGCTGCTGGCCGGCGACGAGTTCGGCCGCAGCAAGGGCGGCAACAACAACACCTACTGCCAGGACAACGAACTGACCTGGCTGAACTGGGAAGCCGGCCCGCGCGCGCACCAGCTCAGCGCCTTCGTCTCGCGCCTGACCCACCTGCGCGCGCACTACCCGCTGCTGCACCGTGCGCGTTTCTTCGACGGCGTCTACGACGAGGAACTGGGCATCAAGGACGTGACCTGGCTGGCCCCGGACGGCGAGGAAATGACCGAAGCCTCCTGGCACGACCCGCACGCACGCGCGCTGATGATGCGCCTGGATGGCCGTGCCCCGTCCAGCGGCCTGCGCCAGGCCGCGTCCAACGTGACCCTGCTGATGATCGTCAACGGCGCGGTCGAGGACGTGCAATTCACCCTGCCGCTGGTGGAAGGCGAACACTGGCGCGTGCTGATCGACACCGCCGAGCGCGACCACGAGCACGGCCTGCCCGGCGGCGCGCAGTGGCACGGCATCGGTCGCTCGCTGACCCTGCTGGCGGCCGAGCGCGACAACAAGTCGACTGCCGCGCATCACCGCAATGCGGATGCGCCGGCGGCGTGA
- a CDS encoding DUF2934 domain-containing protein, which translates to MDAETRQRRIRQLAHEIWEAEGRPDGRAARHWAMAERLVDAEAAAEAEAEALPPQQPRRSAGNGSTSS; encoded by the coding sequence ATGGACGCAGAAACACGCCAACGCCGCATCCGCCAACTCGCACACGAAATCTGGGAAGCCGAAGGGCGACCCGACGGCCGCGCCGCCCGCCACTGGGCCATGGCCGAACGCCTGGTGGACGCGGAGGCGGCCGCCGAAGCCGAGGCCGAGGCGCTGCCGCCGCAGCAACCGCGACGCAGCGCCGGCAACGGCAGCACCTCTTCGTAA
- the treY gene encoding malto-oligosyltrehalose synthase, with translation MIPLRATARLQLHADFTLLDAAAQVPYYAGLGISHLYLSPIGTAVPGSTHGYDVTDPRQVNPELGGEPALLHLSERARSHGMGLILDIVPNHMATHPSNPWWWDVLTHGRRSRHAGWFDIDWRAPGREGKLWLPVLDRPYAQALSEGALQLQVAEDGSVVLQHHDQRFPIRLDGAIAQEPASARPAWAARLNDAARLGDDALHRLIERQCYRLAWWRVGNDMLNYRRFFDITSLAALRVEQNDVFAAVHELPLRLVAEGHLDGVRVDHVDGLADPTGYVQRLRTQLDRAGRRRGIAPGGIALYLEKILAPHEQLRTDWPCDGTTGYDFMDQVAAVLHDPAGAEQLTALWRSWSGRSGDFGQEQRAARDEILQGSLQAEFVRTVQALGAAAHLDPLTREFSPQMLARGLMALLRHFEVYRTYAGPDGLDDDDAARLAQAAQRARAGAEPRVCAAIDAIERWSRDGRGTGKAQVALRRIVRRRLEQLSAPLNAKSVEDTSFYRHGVLLSRNEVGSEPDVFALTPAEFHAANAVRAERYPRALLATATHDHKRGEDVRMRLAALSTQAPWWDAQVARFQALSADLLPAGSAAPLPGDLLMLWQMLVAAWPLELAVDDADGLRDYAERIGAWQLKAAREAKLRTHWTWPDEDYERSARALLDAALLQPAGAALREALAQAAAALAPAGALNSLVQTTLRLTLPGVPDLYQGSEGWDLSLVDPDNRRPVDYALRQAWLGDATAPGALLQDWHSGHVKAWLTAQLLQLRRAHPALFAHGSYTPLQAQGPQAQHVLGFVREHEGASLVVVVPRLSAAAQALRPDAPLRAQLDWRNTVLTLPQAEYRPVLADAAVATTSAIPVSALFAEFPVAVLVASP, from the coding sequence ATGATTCCCCTGCGGGCCACCGCCCGCCTGCAGCTGCATGCCGATTTCACCCTGCTCGATGCTGCCGCGCAGGTGCCGTATTACGCCGGGCTGGGCATCAGCCATCTGTACCTGTCGCCGATCGGCACCGCCGTGCCCGGCTCCACCCACGGCTACGACGTCACCGACCCGCGCCAGGTCAATCCCGAACTCGGCGGCGAGCCGGCGCTGCTGCACCTGTCCGAGCGTGCGCGTAGCCACGGCATGGGCCTGATCCTGGACATCGTGCCCAACCACATGGCCACCCACCCGAGCAATCCGTGGTGGTGGGACGTGCTCACCCATGGCCGGCGCAGCCGCCATGCCGGCTGGTTCGACATCGACTGGCGCGCGCCCGGGCGCGAGGGCAAGCTGTGGCTGCCGGTGCTGGACCGGCCTTATGCGCAGGCGCTGAGCGAAGGCGCGCTGCAATTGCAGGTGGCCGAGGACGGCAGCGTCGTCCTGCAGCACCACGACCAGCGTTTCCCGATCCGCCTGGACGGCGCCATCGCCCAGGAACCGGCCAGCGCGCGCCCTGCCTGGGCGGCGCGGCTCAACGACGCCGCGCGGCTGGGTGACGACGCCCTGCACCGGCTGATCGAACGCCAGTGCTATCGCCTGGCCTGGTGGCGGGTCGGCAACGACATGCTCAACTACCGCCGCTTCTTCGACATCACCTCGCTGGCGGCGCTGCGCGTGGAGCAGAACGACGTGTTCGCCGCGGTCCACGAGCTGCCGTTGCGGCTGGTCGCCGAGGGCCATCTCGATGGCGTGCGGGTCGACCACGTGGATGGCCTGGCCGACCCCACCGGCTACGTGCAGCGGCTGCGCACGCAACTGGATCGCGCCGGCCGCCGCCGCGGCATCGCCCCGGGCGGCATCGCCCTGTACCTGGAAAAGATCCTGGCGCCGCACGAGCAACTGCGCACCGACTGGCCCTGCGACGGCACCACCGGCTACGACTTCATGGACCAGGTCGCCGCGGTGCTGCACGACCCGGCCGGCGCCGAACAGCTGACCGCACTGTGGCGAAGCTGGAGCGGACGCAGCGGCGACTTCGGCCAGGAGCAGCGTGCCGCGCGCGACGAAATCCTGCAGGGTTCGCTGCAGGCCGAGTTCGTGCGCACCGTGCAGGCGCTGGGCGCCGCCGCGCACCTGGATCCGCTGACCCGCGAGTTCAGCCCGCAGATGCTGGCGCGCGGGCTGATGGCCTTGCTGCGTCACTTCGAGGTGTATCGCACCTACGCCGGGCCCGACGGCCTGGACGACGACGATGCGGCGCGCCTGGCCCAGGCCGCGCAGCGCGCGCGTGCCGGCGCCGAACCGCGAGTGTGCGCGGCGATCGACGCGATCGAACGCTGGAGCCGCGACGGCCGCGGCACGGGCAAGGCACAGGTGGCGCTGCGGCGGATCGTGCGCCGGCGCCTGGAACAGCTGTCGGCGCCGCTCAACGCCAAGTCGGTGGAGGACACCTCCTTCTACCGCCACGGCGTGCTGCTCTCGCGCAACGAGGTGGGCAGCGAGCCGGACGTGTTCGCGCTGACGCCGGCCGAATTCCACGCGGCCAACGCGGTGCGCGCAGAGCGCTATCCGCGCGCGCTGCTGGCCACCGCCACCCATGACCACAAGCGCGGCGAAGACGTGCGCATGCGCCTGGCCGCACTGAGCACGCAGGCGCCGTGGTGGGACGCGCAGGTGGCGCGGTTCCAGGCGCTGTCGGCCGACCTGCTACCGGCCGGCAGCGCCGCGCCGCTGCCCGGCGACCTGCTGATGCTGTGGCAGATGCTGGTGGCGGCGTGGCCGCTGGAACTGGCGGTGGACGATGCCGACGGCCTGCGCGACTACGCCGAGCGCATCGGCGCCTGGCAGCTCAAGGCCGCCCGCGAAGCCAAGCTGCGTACCCACTGGACCTGGCCGGACGAGGACTACGAGCGCAGTGCGCGCGCCCTGCTCGATGCCGCACTGCTGCAGCCGGCCGGCGCCGCGCTGCGCGAGGCGCTGGCGCAGGCCGCCGCGGCGCTGGCCCCGGCCGGCGCGCTCAACAGTCTGGTGCAGACCACCCTGCGCCTGACCCTGCCCGGCGTGCCCGACCTGTATCAGGGCAGCGAGGGCTGGGACCTGTCGCTGGTGGATCCGGACAACCGCCGCCCGGTGGACTACGCGCTGCGTCAGGCCTGGCTGGGCGACGCAACCGCCCCAGGCGCGCTGCTGCAGGACTGGCACAGCGGCCACGTCAAGGCCTGGCTGACCGCACAGCTGCTGCAACTGCGGCGCGCGCATCCGGCCCTGTTCGCGCACGGCAGCTACACGCCGCTGCAGGCGCAGGGCCCGCAGGCGCAGCACGTGCTCGGCTTCGTGCGCGAACACGAGGGCGCCTCGCTGGTGGTGGTGGTACCGCGGCTGAGCGCCGCCGCGCAGGCGTTGCGGCCGGACGCGCCGCTGCGGGCGCAGCTGGACTGGCGTAACACGGTTCTGACACTGCCCCAGGCAGAGTATCGTCCGGTGCTGGCCGATGCTGCCGTCGCGACAACCTCGGCCATTCCGGTATCGGCGCTGTTCGCCGAGTTCCCGGTGGCCGTACTGGTCGCCTCCCCCTGA
- the malQ gene encoding 4-alpha-glucanotransferase — MTDTSLHTLADAAGLLVDWIDASDTPRTVGDDTLRHVLDALGLDAHDDAACRDSLHRLQADTSLPPLLTADAGAPVEVGAAPGAAYRLDNEDGQALHGHCDVQGRLVAPDAAGYWTLQHGDRSTTLAVAPPRCFGVADAVGAAQPRRWGLSLQVYSAPGAYDAGIGDADGTAAWATRIAAAGGDAIALSPVHAARPIGAHYSPYSPSDRRFLDPLQAAPARVLGAAAAQRALDAAGLAQAFAEAQARPLIDWPASAALKWQWLRQLHADFGHADAALHADLAAFERDGGSALHAHAAFAARDFGDADPGLHRFAQWLAARSWADVQRQARADGMDIGLIADLAVGFDAHGAEAAAWPQAVLQGLELGAPPDAFNGDGQAWGICGYAPTALRASGFAPFIELLRAVMRDRGGVRIDHILGLLRLWVIPRGASSSTGVYLRYPLHDLLRLLALESWRHRAIVIGEDLGVVPDGIRVELSRRGVMGIDVLLFTRDRDGAFLPPAQWRSDALATTTTHDLPTLRGWRRGEDIDWRRRLQLSDATQQHADHQARSDDVAHMDDAVAAALPPDQAADPELGALRFVAATPSPLALLPAEDALGLDQQPNLPGTVDGHPNWRRRLPAPDAAAAAATLTTRLDAFAQTRQTTATAAQGADACA, encoded by the coding sequence ATGACCGACACTTCCCTGCATACCCTGGCCGACGCCGCCGGCCTGCTGGTCGACTGGATCGATGCCAGCGACACGCCGCGCACGGTCGGCGACGACACCCTGCGCCACGTGCTCGACGCGCTGGGCCTGGACGCGCACGACGACGCGGCCTGCCGCGACAGCCTGCACCGGCTGCAGGCCGATACCTCGCTGCCCCCCCTGCTGACCGCCGACGCCGGCGCACCGGTCGAAGTCGGCGCCGCCCCCGGCGCGGCATACCGACTCGACAATGAAGACGGGCAGGCGCTGCACGGCCACTGCGACGTGCAGGGCCGCCTCGTCGCGCCCGACGCCGCCGGCTATTGGACCCTGCAGCACGGCGACCGCAGCACCACCCTGGCGGTGGCGCCCCCGCGCTGCTTCGGCGTCGCCGACGCGGTGGGCGCGGCGCAGCCGCGGCGCTGGGGTCTGTCGCTGCAGGTGTATTCGGCGCCGGGCGCCTACGATGCCGGCATCGGCGACGCCGACGGCACCGCCGCCTGGGCCACGCGCATCGCCGCGGCCGGCGGCGATGCCATCGCCTTGAGCCCGGTGCACGCGGCGCGGCCGATCGGCGCGCATTACAGCCCGTATTCGCCCAGCGACCGGCGCTTCCTGGATCCGCTGCAGGCGGCGCCGGCGCGCGTGCTCGGTGCCGCTGCCGCACAGCGCGCGCTGGATGCGGCCGGGCTGGCGCAGGCGTTCGCCGAGGCGCAGGCCCGCCCGCTGATCGACTGGCCGGCCTCCGCTGCCTTGAAGTGGCAGTGGCTGCGGCAGCTGCACGCCGACTTCGGCCACGCCGATGCCGCGCTGCACGCCGACCTGGCCGCGTTCGAACGCGATGGCGGCAGCGCCCTGCACGCGCACGCCGCGTTTGCCGCGCGCGACTTCGGCGATGCCGATCCGGGCCTGCACCGGTTCGCGCAGTGGCTGGCCGCGCGCAGTTGGGCCGACGTGCAGCGGCAGGCGCGCGCCGACGGCATGGACATCGGCCTGATCGCCGACCTGGCGGTCGGCTTCGACGCGCACGGCGCCGAAGCCGCGGCCTGGCCGCAGGCGGTGCTGCAGGGCCTGGAACTGGGCGCACCGCCGGACGCCTTCAACGGCGACGGCCAGGCCTGGGGCATCTGCGGCTATGCACCGACCGCGCTGCGCGCCAGCGGCTTCGCACCGTTCATCGAGTTGCTGCGCGCGGTGATGCGCGATCGCGGCGGCGTGCGTATCGACCACATCCTCGGCCTGCTGCGGCTGTGGGTGATCCCGCGCGGCGCGTCCTCGTCCACCGGCGTGTACCTGCGCTATCCGCTGCACGACCTGCTGCGCCTGCTGGCACTGGAATCCTGGCGGCACCGCGCGATCGTGATCGGCGAGGACCTGGGCGTGGTGCCGGACGGCATCCGCGTGGAGCTGTCGCGGCGCGGGGTGATGGGCATCGACGTGCTGCTGTTCACCCGCGACCGCGATGGCGCGTTCCTGCCGCCGGCGCAATGGCGCAGCGACGCCCTCGCCACCACCACCACCCACGACCTGCCGACCCTGCGCGGCTGGCGCCGCGGCGAGGACATCGACTGGCGCCGGCGCCTGCAGCTGAGCGACGCCACGCAGCAACACGCCGACCACCAGGCGCGCAGCGACGACGTCGCGCACATGGACGACGCGGTCGCCGCGGCGCTGCCGCCGGACCAGGCCGCCGACCCGGAACTGGGCGCGCTGCGCTTCGTCGCCGCCACGCCCTCGCCGCTGGCGCTGCTGCCGGCCGAGGACGCGCTGGGCCTGGACCAGCAACCGAACCTGCCCGGCACCGTCGACGGCCATCCGAACTGGCGCCGGCGCCTGCCGGCACCCGACGCGGCCGCAGCCGCTGCCACCCTCACTACACGCCTGGATGCCTTCGCGCAGACCCGCCAGACCACCGCCACCGCTGCGCAAGGAGCCGACGCATGCGCATGA
- the treZ gene encoding malto-oligosyltrehalose trehalohydrolase, with the protein MATSAASIDSPAAPRAALRPGAWPSANGEVAFALWAPDAERVELVFDDDRRQPLEAIGDGYFAATLACAPGTRYRYAIDGGTPVPDPASRWQPDGVHGASAVLATDGYAWRHGDWRGRPWAETVFYELHVGTCGGYAGLRAQLPTLAALGVTAIELMPLAEFPGRHNWGYDGVLPYAPASAYGHPDELKALIDEAHGLGLSVFLDVVYNHFGPDGNYLGQYASTFFREDAPTPWGAAIDFRLAPVQRYFIDNALMWLHEYRFDGLRLDAVHAIVPNAFLDTLREAIMASVADGRHVHLVLENEANQADVLERGYSAQWDDDFHNSLHVLLTDEHEGYYAGFADAPAQHLARVLGEGFAFQGQADHRGHARGEPSGHLPPHKFVIFAQNHDQIGNRARGDRLITQVSEPALRAALALTALTPMIPLFFMGEPWGSRAPFQFFTDFAPPLDEAVREGRRREFAHFAAFADPEQRATIPDPNAPSTFQASIADISDATHGDGARWRDWFAALLALRRQHLVPALTQANALGARVLGPKAVAAGWRLGDGEWHVAANFGDAPVALDLPGSTVHAENAGDDAAQLPPNAFVARYRSGSAA; encoded by the coding sequence ATGGCCACGAGCGCTGCATCGATCGACTCCCCTGCCGCACCGCGCGCGGCGCTGCGCCCCGGCGCCTGGCCGAGCGCCAACGGCGAGGTCGCCTTCGCGCTGTGGGCGCCGGATGCCGAGCGCGTGGAGCTGGTGTTCGACGACGATCGGCGGCAGCCGCTGGAGGCGATCGGCGACGGCTACTTCGCCGCCACCCTGGCGTGCGCGCCGGGGACCCGCTACCGCTACGCCATCGACGGCGGCACGCCAGTGCCGGACCCGGCCTCGCGCTGGCAGCCGGACGGCGTGCACGGCGCCAGCGCGGTATTGGCCACCGACGGCTACGCGTGGCGCCACGGCGACTGGCGCGGCCGCCCCTGGGCCGAGACCGTGTTCTACGAACTGCATGTGGGCACCTGCGGCGGCTACGCCGGGTTGCGCGCGCAGTTGCCGACGCTGGCTGCGCTCGGCGTCACCGCGATCGAACTGATGCCGCTGGCCGAATTCCCGGGCCGCCACAACTGGGGCTACGACGGCGTGCTGCCGTACGCGCCGGCCTCGGCCTACGGCCATCCCGACGAGCTCAAGGCGCTGATCGACGAGGCCCACGGTCTGGGCCTGAGCGTGTTCCTGGACGTGGTCTACAACCACTTCGGCCCGGACGGCAACTATCTGGGCCAGTACGCCTCGACCTTCTTCCGCGAGGACGCGCCGACGCCCTGGGGCGCGGCGATCGACTTCCGCCTGGCGCCGGTGCAGCGCTACTTCATCGACAACGCGCTGATGTGGCTGCACGAGTACCGCTTCGACGGCCTGCGCCTGGATGCGGTGCACGCGATCGTGCCCAACGCCTTCCTCGACACCCTGCGCGAGGCGATCATGGCCAGCGTCGCCGACGGGCGCCATGTGCACCTGGTGCTGGAGAACGAGGCCAACCAGGCCGATGTGCTGGAACGCGGCTACAGCGCGCAGTGGGACGACGACTTCCACAACAGCCTGCACGTGCTGCTGACCGACGAACACGAGGGCTACTACGCCGGCTTCGCCGATGCGCCGGCGCAGCACCTGGCGCGGGTGCTCGGCGAAGGCTTCGCCTTCCAGGGCCAGGCCGACCATCGCGGGCACGCACGCGGCGAGCCCAGCGGCCACCTGCCCCCGCACAAGTTCGTGATCTTCGCGCAGAACCACGACCAGATCGGCAACCGCGCCCGCGGCGACCGGCTGATCACCCAGGTGAGCGAACCGGCGCTGCGCGCGGCGCTAGCGCTGACCGCGTTGACCCCGATGATCCCGCTGTTCTTCATGGGCGAGCCGTGGGGCAGCCGCGCCCCGTTCCAGTTCTTCACCGATTTCGCGCCGCCGCTGGACGAGGCGGTGCGCGAGGGCCGGCGCCGCGAGTTCGCGCACTTCGCCGCCTTCGCCGATCCCGAGCAGCGCGCCACCATCCCCGATCCCAACGCGCCGAGCACCTTCCAGGCCTCCATCGCCGACATCAGCGACGCCACCCATGGCGACGGCGCGCGCTGGCGCGACTGGTTCGCGGCGCTGCTGGCGCTGCGCCGCCAGCACCTGGTGCCGGCACTGACCCAGGCCAACGCGCTGGGCGCGCGGGTCCTCGGTCCGAAGGCGGTCGCCGCCGGCTGGCGCCTGGGTGACGGCGAATGGCACGTGGCCGCCAACTTCGGCGACGCACCGGTGGCGCTGGACCTGCCCGGCAGCACCGTGCACGCGGAGAACGCCGGCGACGACGCCGCGCAGTTGCCGCCGAACGCTTTCGTCGCGCGCTACCGATCCGGCAGCGCCGCATGA
- a CDS encoding 1,4-alpha-glucan branching enzyme: protein MSDQEHAVDPAAGRDPAADAEDDGDGLALQALARGEAIDAFAWLGPHPQADGTLRVRVLAPGAEALGLLDAQGKLIARMRAHPQADGLFEGELKQPMHYRLRIVWPDAVQECDDPYAFGPTLDPAWLQDLAAGDGAALRIALGAHHARVGEVEGVRFAVWAPQARRVALVGDFNSWDARRHPLRLHAESGVWELFVPGLHGGEHYQYELQAADGSVLPRKADPVARCSALAPSTASVVPYADSHAWGDAAWLAQREAQAGSAQPLSIYELHAGSWRHDGNGQPLHWDALAAELIPYVRGLGFTHIELLPIAEYPFGGSWGYQPLGLYAPTARHGDADGFARFVDACHQAGIGVLLDWVGAHFPDDPHGLQRFDGSALYEHADPREGVHREWNTLVYNYGRPEVVAYLIGSALEWIERFHVDGLRVDAVAAMLYRDYGRNAGEWIPNAHGGRENLEAIAFLRRLNDEIAQRFPGVRTIAEESTAWPGATAPTQQGGLGFSHKWNMGWAHDTLRYLQRDPLYRQHHHSEMTFGLVYAFSEHFVLPLSHDEVARGKGSLLARMPGDAWQRFANLRAYLAFMWAHPGRKLLFMGCEFGQWQDWDHDRPLDWAQAQQPEHRGVARLVADLNRQLRALPALYRSDRSSEGFEWSIADDHHNSVFAFVRHDRDGGAPPLLAVSNFTPNVHHDYRVGVPRSGRWREILNSDSGYYGGSNQGNGGVLSTLPQPMHGHAQSLALTLPPLSTLWLQPDF from the coding sequence ATGAGCGATCAGGAACACGCCGTGGACCCGGCCGCCGGCCGGGACCCGGCGGCGGACGCGGAGGACGACGGCGACGGCCTTGCGCTGCAGGCGCTGGCGCGTGGCGAGGCGATCGATGCCTTCGCCTGGCTTGGTCCGCATCCACAGGCCGACGGCACGCTTCGGGTACGCGTGCTGGCGCCCGGCGCCGAGGCGCTGGGCCTGCTCGACGCACAGGGCAAGCTGATCGCGCGGATGCGCGCCCACCCGCAGGCCGACGGCCTGTTCGAGGGCGAGCTGAAGCAGCCCATGCACTACCGCCTGCGCATCGTGTGGCCGGACGCGGTGCAGGAATGCGACGACCCGTATGCCTTCGGGCCGACACTCGATCCGGCCTGGCTGCAGGACCTGGCCGCCGGCGACGGCGCTGCCCTGCGCATTGCGCTGGGCGCGCACCATGCCCGGGTGGGCGAAGTGGAGGGCGTGCGCTTCGCGGTGTGGGCGCCGCAGGCCAGGCGCGTGGCGCTGGTCGGCGACTTCAACAGCTGGGACGCGCGCCGGCATCCGTTGCGCCTGCATGCGGAATCCGGGGTCTGGGAGCTGTTCGTGCCGGGTCTGCATGGCGGCGAGCACTACCAGTACGAACTGCAGGCCGCCGACGGCAGCGTGCTGCCGCGCAAGGCCGATCCGGTGGCGCGCTGCAGCGCCCTGGCGCCGTCCACCGCCTCGGTGGTGCCCTACGCCGACAGCCATGCCTGGGGCGATGCGGCCTGGCTGGCGCAGCGCGAGGCCCAGGCCGGCAGCGCGCAACCGCTGAGCATCTACGAACTGCATGCCGGCTCCTGGCGCCACGACGGCAACGGCCAGCCGCTGCACTGGGATGCGCTGGCCGCCGAGCTGATTCCGTACGTGCGAGGACTCGGCTTCACCCACATCGAGCTGCTACCGATCGCCGAATATCCGTTCGGCGGCTCCTGGGGCTACCAGCCGCTGGGCCTGTACGCGCCCACTGCGCGCCACGGCGACGCCGACGGCTTCGCACGCTTCGTCGATGCCTGCCACCAGGCCGGCATCGGCGTGCTGCTGGACTGGGTCGGCGCGCACTTCCCCGACGACCCGCACGGCCTGCAGCGCTTCGACGGCAGCGCCCTGTACGAACACGCCGATCCGCGCGAAGGCGTGCATCGCGAGTGGAATACGCTGGTCTACAACTACGGCCGCCCGGAAGTGGTGGCCTACCTGATCGGCAGCGCGCTGGAGTGGATCGAGCGCTTCCATGTCGATGGCCTGCGCGTGGATGCGGTGGCGGCGATGCTGTATCGCGACTACGGCCGCAACGCCGGCGAATGGATCCCCAACGCCCACGGCGGCCGCGAGAACCTGGAGGCGATCGCCTTCCTGCGCCGGCTCAACGACGAGATCGCGCAGCGCTTCCCGGGCGTGCGCACCATCGCCGAGGAATCCACCGCGTGGCCGGGCGCCACCGCGCCCACGCAGCAGGGCGGGCTGGGCTTCAGCCACAAGTGGAACATGGGCTGGGCGCACGACACCCTGCGCTACCTGCAGCGCGATCCGCTGTACCGGCAGCACCACCACAGCGAGATGACCTTCGGCCTGGTGTACGCGTTCTCCGAGCATTTCGTGCTGCCGCTGTCGCACGACGAGGTGGCGCGCGGCAAGGGTTCGCTGCTGGCGCGCATGCCCGGCGACGCCTGGCAGCGCTTCGCCAACCTGCGCGCCTACCTGGCCTTCATGTGGGCACATCCCGGGCGCAAGTTGCTGTTCATGGGCTGCGAGTTCGGACAGTGGCAGGACTGGGACCACGACCGGCCGCTGGACTGGGCGCAGGCGCAGCAGCCCGAACACCGCGGCGTTGCCCGGCTGGTCGCCGATCTCAACCGGCAGTTGCGGGCGTTGCCGGCGCTGTACCGCAGCGACCGCAGCAGCGAAGGCTTCGAATGGAGCATCGCCGACGACCACCACAACAGCGTGTTCGCCTTCGTCCGCCACGACCGCGACGGCGGCGCGCCGCCGCTGCTGGCGGTGAGCAATTTCACGCCGAACGTACACCACGATTACCGCGTGGGGGTGCCGCGTAGCGGACGCTGGCGCGAGATTCTCAACAGCGACAGCGGCTATTACGGCGGTTCCAACCAAGGCAACGGCGGCGTGCTGTCGACCCTGCCGCAACCGATGCACGGGCATGCGCAATCGCTGGCGCTGACCCTGCCGCCGCTGTCCACCCTTTGGCTGCAACCGGACTTTTGA